Proteins encoded by one window of Panicum virgatum strain AP13 chromosome 7N, P.virgatum_v5, whole genome shotgun sequence:
- the LOC120682217 gene encoding protein THYLAKOID ASSEMBLY 8, chloroplastic-like has protein sequence MLSSPACSPLRLIPAGGGARRRSAAAATITMRDRSKNRKPTQRGRYLSTEAIQAVQSLKRAALRGGPAASSAAAVEPKLRRLLKADMVAVFRELAAQGEALLALQVFEEIRKEHWYKPRLLWYVDLVTVLASKGLRSEVDKACSYLKREQLEPDTEGFNLLLKALLDAGFTQLTLDCFRLMKLWDSDPDKITYTTLIKGLGSLGKMELSAGIRLEAENDYGSLDFLDEVEIEQACTSSS, from the exons ATGCTCTCCTCACCCGCCTGCTCACCGCTCCGCCTAAtcccggccggcggtggcgctcgccggaggagcgccgccgccgcgaccatcACGATGCGGGACCGGAGCAAGAACCGGAAGCCGACGCAGCGCGGGCGGTACCTCAGCACCGAGGCCATCCAGGCCGTCCAGTCCCTCAAgcgcgccgccctccgcggcggccccgccgcgtcctccgccgccgcggtagAGCCCAAGCTGCGGCGCCTCCTCAAGGCCGACATGGTAGCCGTCTTCCGCGAGCTCGCCGCGCAGGGCGAGGCACTACTGGCCCTCCAG GTCTTTGAGGAGATTCGGAAGGAGCATTGGTACAAGCCTAGGTTGCTGTGGTACGTAGATCTTGTTACAGTGCTTGCAAGTAAAGGTTTGCGGTCTGAGGTTGACAAAGCCTGTTCCTACCTGAAGAGGGAACAGTTGGAGCCAGACACTGAAGGTTTCAATCTGCTTCTGAAGGCACTCCTAGATGCTGGGTTCACACAATTAACACTGGATTGTTTCCGTCTGATGAAATTGTGGGACAGTGATCCTGATAAGATAACATATACAACATTGATCAAAGGTCTTGGATCCCTAGGAAAGATGGAGCTATCTGCTGGTATAAGGTTGGAGGCAGAAAATGATTACGGTTCCTtggacttccttgatgaagtggAGATCGAACAGGCTTGTACAAGTAGTTCGTAA
- the LOC120682215 gene encoding 2-oxoglutarate-dependent dioxygenase DAO-like: MAVEIPLIDLRLAGAAPEESARLRAACERLGCFRVTGHGVPGGLLAEMKAAVRALFDLPDDAKRRNADVIPGSGYVAPSAANPLYEAFGLLDAAAPADVDAFCARLDAPPHLRETVKAYAEKMHDVIVDVAGKLASSLGLAEHSFEDWPCQFRINRYNYTQDTVGSSGVQTHTDSGFLTVLQEDECVGGLEVLDPATGEYVPVDPVAGSFLVNIGDVGTAWSNGRLHNVKHRVRCVAPVPRISVAMFLLAPKDDRVSAPEAFVDADHPRRYREFNYDDYRRLRLSTGERAGEALARLAA; the protein is encoded by the exons ATGGCGGTGGAGATCCCGTTGATCGACCTGCgcctggccggcgcggcgccggaggaGTCCGCGCGCCTGCGGGCCGCGTGCGAGCGGCTGGGCTGCTTCCGCGTGACCGGCCACGGCGTGCCCGGGGGTCTCCTGGCCGAGATGAAggccgccgtgcgcgcgctcTTCGACCTCCCCGACGACGCCAAGCGCCGCAACGCCGACGTCATCCCCGGGAGCGGCTACGTCGCGCCCAGCGCCGCCAACCCGCTCTACGAGGCCTTCGGgctcctcgacgccgccgcgcccgccgacgTCGACGCCTTCTGCGCGCGCCtcgacgcgccgccgcacctcAG GGAGACCGTCAAGGCCTACGCGGAGAAGATGCACGACGTGATCGTCGACGTCGCCGGCAAGCTGGCCTCCAGCCTTGGGCTGGCGGAGCACTCGTTCGAGGACTGGCCGTGCCAGTTCCGCATCAACCGGTACAACTACACGCAGGACACGGTGGGCTCCTCCGGCGTGCAGACCCACACGGACTCGGGCTTCCTCACCGTGCTCCAGGAGGACGAGTGCGTCGGCGGCCTCGAGGTGCTGGACCCGGCCACCGGCGAGTACGTGCCCGTCGACCCCGTCGCCGGCTCCTTCCTCGTCAACATCGGCGACGTCGGCACG GCGTGGAGCAACGGGAGGCTGCACAACGTGAAGCACCGGGTGCGCTGCGTCGCGCCGGTGCCGCGCATCTCCGTCGCCATGTTCCTCCTCGCGCCCAAGGACGACAGGGTGAGCGCGCCGGAGGCGTTCGTGGACGCGGACCACCCGCGCCGCTACAGGGAGTTCAACTACGACGACTACAGGAGGCTCCGGCTGTCCACCGgcgagcgcgccggcgaggcgctCGCCCGGTTGGCGGCGTGA
- the LOC120682216 gene encoding 2-oxoglutarate-dependent dioxygenase DAO-like — translation MAAEVPVIDLRLAGAAPEEAARLRAACERLGCFRVTGHGVPRGLLAEMKVAVRALFDLPDDAKRRNTDVIPGSGYVPPSATNPLYEAFGLLDAAAPADVDAFCARLDAPPHVRETVKAYAEKMHDVIVGVAGVLASSLGLEEHSFRDWPCQFRINRYNYTQGTVGSSGVQIHTDSSFLTVLQEDECVGGLEVSDPATGEFVPVDPVAGSFLINIGDIGTVWSNGRLHNVKHRVRCVAPVPRISIAMFLLGPKDGRVSAPEPFVDADHPRRYKEFNYGDYRGLRLSTGEHAGEALARLEA, via the exons ATGGCGGCGGAGGTCCCGGTGATAGACCtgcgcctcgccggcgcggcgccggaggaAGCCGCGCGCCTGCGGGCCGCGTGCGAGCGGCTGGGCTGCTTCCGCGTGACCGGCCACGGCGTGCCGCGGGGGCTCCTGGCCGAGATGAAGGTCGCCGTGCGCGCGCTCTTCGACCTCCCCGACGACGCCAAGCGCCGCAACACCGACGTCATCCCCGGCAGCGGGTACGTCCCGCCCAGCGCCACCAACCCGCTCTACGAGGCCTTCGGgctcctcgacgccgccgcgcccgccgacgTCGACGCCTTCTGCGCGCGCCTCGACGCGCCGCCGCACGTCAG GGAGACCGTTAAGGCCTACGCGGAGAAGATGCACGACGTGATCGTCGGCGTCGCCGGCGTGCTGGCCTCGAGCCTGGGGCTGGAGGAGCACTCGTTCAGGGACTGGCCGTGCCAGTTCCGGATCAACAGGTACAACTACACGCAGGGCACGGTGGGCTCCTCCGGCGTGCAGATCCACACGGACTCGAGCTTCCTCACCGTGCTCCAGGAGGACGAGTGCGTCGGCGGCCTCGAGGTGTCGGACCCGGCCACCGGCGAGTTCGTGCCGGTGGACCCTGTCGCCGGCTCCTTCCTCATCAACATCGGGGACATCGGCACG GTGTGGAGCAACGGGAGGCTGCACAACGTCAAGCACCGGGTGCGGTGCGTCGCGCCGGTGCCGCGCATCTCCATCGCCATGTTCCTGCTCGGGCCCAAGGACGGCCGCGTGAGCGCGCCGGAGCCGTTCGTGGATGCGGACCACCCGCGCCGGTACAAGGAGTTCAACTACGGCGACTACCGGGGCCTCCGGCTGTCCACCGGCGAGCACGCCGGCGAGGCGCTCGCACGGTTGGAGGCGTAA